One window from the genome of Rhinolophus ferrumequinum isolate MPI-CBG mRhiFer1 chromosome 10, mRhiFer1_v1.p, whole genome shotgun sequence encodes:
- the KRT1 gene encoding keratin, type II cytoskeletal 1: MSRHFSSRSGYRSGGGFSSGSAGVVSFQRRATSSSVRRSGGGGGRFSGGGCGGGGAGGGFGSRSLVNLGGSKSISISVVGGGRRSGFGGGYGGSGFGGGSFGFGGGFGSGGLGGGFGSGGGFGGGGFGGGGFGGGFGPVCPPGGIQQVTINQSLLQPLNVEIDPEIQKVKSQEREQIKSLNNQFASFIDKVRFLEQQNQVLQTKWELLQQVDTSTRTHSLEPYFESYINNLRKRMDQLTSDQSRMDTELKNMQDLVEDYRNKYEEEINKRTNAENEFVTIKKDVDAAYMTKVDLQAKVDNLHQEIDFLTTLYQVELSQMQTHISDTNVVLSMDNNRCLDLDSIIAEVKAQYEEIAQRSKAEAEALYHTKYEELQVTVGKHGDNLKNSKMEISELNRMIQRLRSEIDSVKKQISGLQQSISDAEQRGENALKDAQGKLNELEDALQKAKEDMARLLRDYQELMNTKLALDVEIATYRTLLEGEESRMSGECAANVSVSVSTSHSSISGGGGRGGGGYRGGGGGSYGSGGGSYGSGGGGGSYGSGGGSYGSGGGGGGSYGGAGGSSGGHKGGSGGGGGSSGGRGAGGGGSRDSTGGHGSSSGGTKSSGGSSSVKFISTSYSRGTR, translated from the exons ATGAGTCGCCACTTTAGTTCCAGGTCTGGGTACCGGAGTGGAGGAGGCTTCAGCTCTGGGTCTGCCGGGGTGGTCAGCTTCCAGCGCAGGGCCACTAGCTCCTCTGTGCGCCGTAGTGGAGGAGGTGGCGGGAGATTTTCAGGCGGAGGATGTGGCGGTGGGGGTGCTGGTGGCGGCTTCGGAAGTCGAAGTCTTGTTAATCTTGGTGGCAGTAAAAGTATCTCCATCAGTGTGGTAGGAGGAGGTAGACGGAGTGGCTTTGGTGGTGGTTATGGTGGCAGTGGCTTTGGAGGTGGCAGTTTTGGCTTTGGGGGTGGTTTTGGCAGTGGTGGTTTAGGTGGTGGCTTTGGCAGTGGAGGTGGTTTTGGTGGAGGTGGTTTTGGTGGAGGTGGTTTTGGGGGTGGTTTTGGGCCTGTCTGCCCCCCTGGTGGCATACAGCAAGTCACCATCAACCAGAGCCTCCTGCAACCCCTCAATGTGGAAATTGACCCTGAGATCCAAAAAGTAAAGTCTCAAGAAAGGGAGCAAATCAAGTCACTCAACAACCAATTTGCCTCCTTCATTGACAAG GTGAGGTTCCTGGAGCAGCAGAACCAGGTGCTGCAAACAAAATGGGAGCTGCTGCAGCAGGTGGATACCTCCACTAGGACCCACAGCTTAGAGCCCTACTTTGAGTCATATATCAATAATCTTAGAAAGAGAATGGACCAACTGACGAGTGACCAATCTCGGATGGATACGGAATTGAAGAACATGCAAGACCTGGTGGAAGATTACCGGAACAA ATATGAAGAAGAGATCAACAAACGGACTAATGCAGAGAATGAATTTGTGACCATCAAAAAG GATGTGGATGCTGCTTATATGACCAAGGTGGACCTTCAGGCCAAAGTTGACAACTTGCATCAGGAAATTGATTTCCTTACAACGCTCTACCAAGTG GAGCTGTCTCAGATGCAGACTCATATCAGTGACACCAATGTCGTCCTGTCCATGGACAACAACCGCTGCCTGGACCTGGACAGCATCATTGCCGAAGTCAAAGCCCAGTACGAGGAGATCGCCCAGAGGAGCAAGGCCGAGGCCGAGGCCCTGTACCACACCAAG TATGAAGAGCTCCAGGTCACTGTTGGTAAACATGGGGacaatttgaaaaattcaaagatgGAGATTTCAGAGCTGAATCGGATGATCCAGAGACTTAGATCTGAAATTGACAGTGTCAAGAAACAG ATATCTGGGCTGCAGCAGTCCATCAGCGATGCTGAACAACGTGGTGAGAATGCCCTCAAAGACGCCCAGGGCAAGCTGAATGAGCTGGAGGACGCCCTGCAGAAAGCCAAGGAGGACATGGCCCGCCTGCTGCGTGACTACCAGGAGCTGATGAACACCAAGCTGGCCTTGGACGTGGAGATTGCCACCTACAGGACCCtcctggaaggagaggaaagcag GATGTCAGGAGAGTGTGCCGCCAACGTGAGTGTGT CTGTGAGCACCAGCCATTCCAGCATCAGTGGAGGTGGTGGCCGAGGAGGCGGGGGTTaccgcggcggcggcgggggtAGCTACGGCTCCGGAGGTGGCAGCTACGGCTCCGGAGGTGGCGGCGGCAGCTATGGCTCCGGAGGTGGCAGCTACGGCTCCggaggtggcggcggcggcagctaTGGCGGCGCCGGAGGCAGCAGTGGGGGACACAAAGGAGGTTCTGGAGGGGGCGGCGGCAGCTCTGGCGGCAGGGGTGCTGGCGGCGGAGGCAGCCGGGACTCGACTGGAGGCCACGGATCCAGCTCTGGGGGCACCAAGAGCTCTGGTGGCAGTTCCAGCGTGAAGTTTATTTCCACCAGCTATTCCCGAGGGACCAGATAA
- the KRT77 gene encoding keratin, type II cytoskeletal 1b, whose product MSRQFSSQSAFSSRSKRVYSFGSSAGSGGGSQAVGSVCQARGRCGGGGYGSQARGFGSWSLYNLGGSKSISVNLVGRGTSSFCQGAGAGRGFGGGRNFGGGGFGGAGSGGGGFAGGAFGGGSFGSGGYGRGGFGGAGFGSSNFGLRAFGPSCPVGGIQEVTVNQSLLQPLDLEVDPEIQRVKTQEREQIMVLNNKFASFIDKVRFLEQQNQVLQTKWELLQQVNTSIWTNNLEPFLENYIGELRRQVDFLNAQQMRQNTEVTSMQDMVEEYKNKYEEEINRRTNNENDFVILKKDVDSAFMNKVDLQSRVDSLFGEVNFLKQLFEIELSQMQTHISDTNVIVSMDNNRSLDLDSIISAVQAQYEMIAQKSKEEAEALYQTKYQELQITAGRHGDDLKNSKMEIAELNRTIQRLQAEISNVKKQIDQMHSVISEAEERGQRALQDAGQKLQGMEVALQQSKEHMARLLRDYQALLGAKLSLDVEIATYRRLLEGEESRMSGELQSHVSISVQSSQMTLGGAGGGGGRGSGGYSGGGGGLGGGSSWGYGGSSGGSSLGGGAGYGAGSGGGYGSGSGGNYGGSSKSKGRSSGRSARLQIIQTSTNTSHKRTVE is encoded by the exons ATGAGCCGCCAGTTTAGCTCTCAGTCAGCGTTTAGCTCAAGGAGCAAGAGGGTTTACAGCTTTGGCTCTTCTGCAGGCTCTGGTGGTGGCAGTCAGGCCGTGGGTTCCGTGTGTCAGGCCCGAGGGAGGTGTGGCGGGGGTGGGTATGGCAGCCAGGCGAGGGGCTTTGGCTCGTGGAGCCTCTACAATTTGGGTGGCAGTAAAAGCATCTCTGTTAACCTAGTGGGGAGAGGCACCAGTAGTTTCTGCCAGGGTGCAGGAGCAGGAAGGGGGTTTGGAGGGGGCAGAAACTTTGGGGGTGGTGGTTTTGGAGGTGCTGGCTCTGGAGGTGGTGGTTTTGCAGGTGGTGCTTTTGGGGGTGGGAGCTTTGGAAGTGGTGGCTATGGACGAGGTGGTTTTGGGGGTGCTGGGTTTGGGAGTAGTAATTTTGGGCTTAGGGCCTTTGGTCCATCTTGTCCCGTGGGGGGCATCCAAGAGGTGACTGTTAACCAGAGCCTCCTGCAGCCACTTGACCTGGAGGTGGACCCTGAAATTCAGAGAGTCAAGACCCAGGAGCGGGAGCAGATCATGGTTCTCAACAACAAGTTCGCCTCCTTCATCGACAAG GTGCGATTCCTGGAACAGCAGAATCAGGTGCTACAAACGAAATGGGAGCTGCTGCAGCAGGTAAACACGTCGATTTGGACCAACAACCTGGAGCCCTTCTTAGAGAACTACATCGGCGAGCTGAGGAGGCAGGTGGATTTTCTCAACGCGCAGCAGATGCGCCAGAACACGGAGGTCACGAGCATGCAAGATATGGTGGAGGAATACAAGAACAA ATATGAGGAAGAAATCAACCGGAGGACCAACAATGAGAATGACTTTGTCATCCTGAAGAAG GATGTGGATTCTGCCTTTATGAACAAAGTGGACCTGCAGTCCAGGGTGGACTCACTGTTTGGGGAGGTCAATTTCCTGAAGCAGTTATTTGAGATC GAGCTCTCCCAGATGCAGACCCACATCAGTGACACCAATGTCATCGTGTCCATGGACAACAACCGCTCCCTGGACCTGGACAGCATCATCAGCGCTGTGCAAGCCCAGTATGAGATGATCGCCCAGAAGAGCAAGGAGGAGGCGGAGGCGCTGTACCAGACCAAG TACCAGGAGCTCCAGATCACAGCGGGAAGACATGGAGACGACTTGAAGAACAGCAAGATGGAGATTGCAGAGCTCAACCGCACTATCCAGAGGCTGCAGGCAGAGATCAGCAACGTCAAGAAGCAG ATTGACCAGATGCACTCAGTCATTTCggaagcagaggagagaggacagCGGGCACTTCAGGACGCGGGGCAGAAGCTGCAGGGCATGGAGGTGGCCCTGCAACAGTCCAAGGAGCACATGGCCCGGCTGCTGCGTGACTACCAGGCACTGCTGGGAGCCAAGCTGTCCCTGGATGTGGAGATCGCCACCTACCGCAGGCTGCTGGAGGGCGAGGAGAGCAG GATGTCAGGAGAGCTGCAGAGCCACGTGAGCATCT CTGTGCAGAGCAGCCAGATGACCCTCGGTGGCGCAGGAGGCGGAGGTGGCCGAGGCTCTGGAGGGTAcagcggcggcggtggcggcctcggcggcggcagcagctggGGCTACGGAGGCAGCAGTGGGGGGAGCTCTCTCGGGGGCGGTGCAGGCTATGGAGCGGGCAGTGGAGGTGGTTACGGGAGCGGCAGCGGTGGGAACTACGGAGGGAGCAGCAAGTCCAAGGGCAGAAGCAGCGGGAGATCCGCCCGCCTGCAGATCATCCAAACTTCTACCAACACGTCCCACAAGCGAACCGTGGAGTAG